A genomic stretch from Bos javanicus breed banteng chromosome 3, ARS-OSU_banteng_1.0, whole genome shotgun sequence includes:
- the LOC133245032 gene encoding ran-specific GTPase-activating protein-like — MKGQRNTQQINHYITPMMELKPNAGSDHAWVWNTHADFADECPKQELLAIRFLNAENAQKFKTKFEECRKEIEEKEKKGSGKNDSTEKVVEQLEALSVQEGEQPQGAAEN; from the coding sequence ATCAACCACTACATCACGCCGATGATGGAGCTGAAGCCAAACGCAGGCAGCGACCATGCCTGGGTCTGGAATACCCATGCCGACTTTGCCGACGAGTGCCCCAAGCAGGAGCTCCTGGCCATCCGCTTCCTCAACGCCGAGAATGCACAGAAATTTAAGACGAAGTTCGAAGAATGCAGGAAAGAgattgaagagaaagaaaaaaaagggtcCGGCAAGAATGACAGCACCGAGAAGGTGGTGGAGCAGCTCGAGGCGCTATCGGTGCAGGAGGGCGAGCAGCCCCAGGGCGCAGcagaaaattaa